A DNA window from Enterobacter asburiae contains the following coding sequences:
- the fabB gene encoding beta-ketoacyl-ACP synthase I: MKRAVITGLGIVSSIGNNQQEVLASLREGRSGITFSEEFKDSGMRSHVWGNVKLDTTGLIDRKVVRFMNDASIYAYLSMQEAIKDSGLSEEVYQNNPRVGLIAGSGGSSKAQVFGADAMRSPRGLKAVGPYVVTKAMGSAVSACLATPFKIHGVNYSISSACATSAHCIGNAVEQIQLGKQDIVFAGGGEELGWEMACEFDAMGALSTKYNETPDKASRTYDAHRDGFVIAGGGGMVVVEELEHALARGAHIYAEIVGYGATSDGADMVAPSGEGAVRCMKMAMHGVDTPIDYLNSHGTSTPVGDVKELGAIREVFGDNSPAISATKAMTGHSLGAAGVQEAIYSLLMLENGFIAPSININEMDEQAAGLNIVTKPMDATLTTVMSNSFGFGGTNATLVMRKLKA, encoded by the coding sequence ATGAAACGTGCAGTGATTACTGGCCTGGGCATTGTTTCCAGCATCGGTAATAACCAGCAGGAAGTCCTGGCATCTCTGCGTGAAGGACGCTCCGGGATCACTTTCTCTGAAGAGTTTAAAGATTCAGGTATGCGTAGCCACGTATGGGGTAACGTCAAACTGGACACCACCGGTTTGATTGACCGCAAAGTGGTTCGTTTCATGAACGATGCCTCTATTTATGCTTATCTCTCCATGCAGGAAGCGATCAAAGATTCCGGCCTGAGTGAAGAGGTTTATCAGAACAACCCGCGCGTGGGTCTGATCGCCGGTTCCGGCGGCTCATCAAAAGCGCAGGTATTCGGCGCTGACGCAATGCGTAGCCCGCGTGGTCTGAAAGCTGTAGGTCCGTACGTGGTCACCAAAGCCATGGGTTCTGCGGTTTCCGCGTGCCTGGCGACCCCATTCAAAATCCACGGTGTGAACTACTCCATCAGCTCCGCGTGTGCGACTTCCGCGCACTGCATCGGTAATGCTGTTGAGCAGATCCAGCTGGGTAAACAGGACATCGTATTTGCTGGCGGCGGCGAAGAGCTGGGCTGGGAAATGGCCTGTGAATTCGACGCGATGGGCGCACTGTCCACCAAGTACAATGAAACTCCGGATAAAGCCTCCCGTACCTATGATGCGCACCGTGACGGTTTCGTTATCGCGGGCGGCGGCGGTATGGTTGTGGTTGAAGAGCTGGAGCATGCCCTGGCACGTGGCGCGCACATCTACGCTGAAATCGTGGGCTACGGTGCAACGTCTGACGGCGCCGACATGGTTGCGCCATCCGGCGAAGGCGCGGTGCGCTGCATGAAGATGGCGATGCACGGCGTTGACACCCCAATCGACTACCTGAACTCCCACGGTACCTCTACTCCGGTAGGCGACGTGAAAGAGCTGGGTGCGATCCGTGAAGTCTTCGGCGACAACAGCCCGGCAATCTCCGCGACCAAAGCCATGACCGGTCACTCTCTGGGTGCGGCTGGCGTGCAGGAAGCGATCTACTCTCTGCTGATGCTGGAAAACGGCTTTATCGCGCCAAGCATCAACATCAATGAGATGGACGAGCAGGCTGCTGGCCTGAACATCGTGACCAAACCAATGGACGCGACGCTGACCACCGTCATGTCAAACAGCTTCGGCTTCGGTGGCACCAACGCCACGCTGGTTATGCGTAAGCTGAAAGCATAA